TTCCTCGCACGGTGGGTTCTCGCAATGCATGCAGGCCATCGGCAGGAAGCTGCGCCGCACGTCGGGGAACTTGCCGGTTTCGAGGTCGAGCACGCGCCGCCATTGCACCCCGGGCGGGGTGGCGTTGGCGTTCTTGCACGCGGCGGTGCAGGTCTGGCAGCCGACGCAGCGGCGCAGGTCGATGGTCATCACATAGCGGCTCATTGCGCTTGCCTCCCGGAAATGCGGCGAATGGCGACGCGGACGATGTCGGCACCCGAGCCGGTGGCGTCGGTGAGTTCCATCGACATCGGTGCGATCGTGTTCAGGCTGGGCATGCCGAAGTCCTTGGCGAAGGGAGTGGCCCAGTGGTCGAACTGGCCGATGATCACCAGCGTGTCGGGGCGGATGCCGTTCGCCAGCACCGCCTTGCCGTAGGTGGCGCCGATGTGCGAGCGGATCTCGACGCGGTCGCCGTCGGCGATGCCGTACTGCTTGGCGGTGTCGGCGTTCATGATCACTCCGGCGTGGCCGCGCACGTTCTGCGCGACTTCGCGCATCAGCGCGATGCTGACGTTGCCGCCGGTGTGGTATTGCATGCTCTTGGTCGCCAGCAGCCACAGCGGGAAGTCTTCCGCCTTCGCCCCGCTATCGACCAGGGCCTTCTCCCAGCGCCCGGGCACGTCGTGCCATTCGGGCAGCGCGGTGTATTCGGAGAGCTGTTCGTCCCACCAGTGCATCCGATTCTCGTGCAGGCGGTTGCCGAGTTCGCGGCCGATGCGCAGCAGGCGTTCCTGGTAGGGCAGCTCGTAGCGCAGCCCCTTTTCCGCCAGGGTCGGGGTCAGGTACCAGGCTTTCTGCGACATCGGCACGGTGTAGAAGCCGTGCTCCTTGAACCAGGCCAGGTCGAGCGTTTCGCGTCCGCCGGAAAGCTCGGCCGAGGCGGCGCGGCAGACGGCGTCCCAGATCGTGTCGACGCCGTGTTCGCGCGCCGGGTCGAGGCTGAAATCGTAGCCTTCGCCTTTCAGTGCCGACACTCCGCCGGCACCGCGGTTGAGCGCCTTGTTGTAGGCCTCGAGCAGCCCGGTGCGGCGCGCCAGTTCGGTGCTGATCCAGGTGAAGTCGCGCGTCTCGCCCTGCGGCTCGACCGCCGGCTGGCGCAGGACGACGCCGCGCGCGGTCCAGAACTGCTCGACGAACTTGGTGCCGCCGACCCGGATCATCTGCAGCGATTCGAGGTCGGTGGCCTCGGGCAGCAGCAGGTCGGCGAAGAAGTTGGTCTCGTCGATCGTGTACGCGAACGACACCGTGAACGGGAAGGTGGCGATGGTGTCGACCAGGGCCTGGGTGTCCCAGAACGAGATCGCCGGATTGGAACGGTAGATGAACCACATCTCGGGCATCGTCGGTGTCGGCAGGTTCCAGTCCTGCGGCACTTCGCGCTGGAACATCCACGCCAGCTGGGTCGGCCCCAGGGCCTGGCTCCAGGCCGAGTTGCCGACGATCGGCACCAGGGTGCGGTGGGCGTTGCGCCCGGTGGGCTGGGCGACCCAGTGTTCCTTGTCGGTGGGGTTGAACTTCTGCGCCATGAAGCCGTCCTCGCCGGCGACGACGCTGAGGTGGCGGTCGTCGTGCGGGCGGTTCAGGCGCACGGTGGTGCCGAGCGTGCCACCGGGAACTTCGAGCGCCCCCACCAGGGTGGCGAGCACGGTGCGTGCCCAGCAGCACTCGAATGCGCCCCAGCCGTTGTTGACCGATTTGCCCAGGGTCACCGCCACCGGGCGCAGCGGCAGGGTCGCGCCGTCGATCTCGATGGTGCCGCCGATGCCGGCGTTGTCGAGGAACTCGCCGGCGATGCGGCGGATCGTGTCGGCCGGAATGTCGCAGACCTGCGCCGCCCATTCCGGGCTGTATTTGCCCATGTGTTCGACGAGCTTGACGAAGGCCGGGACACCGTCGACTTCGGTGAGGGGGCGGCGCGCGTCGTCGGCGTCGACGCTGATCGCCGCGGCGACGCGGAAGCGGCCCTCCAGCGCCGGCACCGCGCCCGGCGTATCGAAGGGCACGGCGCGCGCGCTGGTGCAGTCCCAGACCAGCGGCTTGGCGCTGTCCGGGTCGCGCAGGTAGAGCCCATCCGGTCCCACCAGGTAGGGCGAGGAGGTGCGATCGCGCAGGAAGGGCAGGTCGAGCCGGGCGAGTCCGTGTTCGCACACCATCACATGGATCAGGGCGAACATGAAGGCGGGGTCGGTCTTGGGGCGGATCGGCACCCATTCGGCCGAACAGGCGCCGGTGATCGAGAGGTGGGGTTCGACCTGCACGCGCTTGTAGCCGCGCACCCGCGCCTGGGCGTGGCGGGTGACCGCGCACGGACCGCCGGAGGCTTCGACGTTGCTGCCGATCGAGATCACGTAGCGGGTCAGCGGGGTGTCGGCGGCGACGGTGAATGCACGATGCCAGAACTCGCCGTACAGGTGCTCGGAATGCACGCACTTGACTCCCTGGCCGGAGCCGAAGCTGAAGTCGATCGGCCCCCAGGCGGCGAGGAAGGCGGGGAGGGTGCCCATGTACATCGCCGGTGTGCCGCCGTGGCCGAAGCTGGCCGCGACCCGCGGCAGGCCGGACTCGTCGATCAGGCCCTTGGCGCGGATCGCGTTGAGCTTGTCGGCCATGATGCCGAGCGCCTCGTCCCACGAGATCGGCACGAAGCCCGGATCCTCGTTGCGCCCCTTCTTCGGATTGGTGCGCTTCATCGGCTGCAGGATGCGGTGCGGGTTGTAGGTTTTCTGCACCAGACCGTGCGCTTTGACGCACACCCGTCCGCGCGCCGGATGGACGTCGGCGGCGGCGAAGTTGGGCTCGACCTCGGTGGCCACACCGTCGACCACTTTCACGGTCATGAAGTCGGGGCCGGCCACGCAGTTGTAGCAGTAGGTGGGAACGTTCCGCACCGTCCGGGGGGTTTCGCTGGTCATCACAGGGCCTCGTTTCAGTGGATCCGTTGGGGGTGGGAATAAACGCTGTGGCGGGCATCGCGGGCGAAGCCGACGAGGGTCACGCCGGCGGCCTGAGCCACGCGCACCGCCATCCCGGTGGGCGCCGAGCGCGCGGCGATCAGCGGAATGCCGACCGCCGCTGCCTTCTGCACGATCTCGTAGCTGGCGCGGCTGGTCATGAGCACGAAGCCGTCGCCGAAACCGCCGCCCTGTGCGGCGACGGCGCCGATCAGCTTGTCGAGCGCGTTGTGGCGGCCGACGTCCTCGCGCACCAGCGCGACGCTGCCGTCGAGCCGGCACCAGGCCGCGCCATGGACCGCGCCGGTGAGGTGGAACAGGGGCTGGAGGGCGTGCAATCCGGATTGCGCGCGCAGCAGCGCGCCGGAGGCCACGGCGGTGGCGGCGCTGCTCCGGTTCGGGCACGGGCGCTGCAGCAATTGTTCGAGACTTTCGATGCCGCACAGGCCGCAGCCGGTGCGTCCGGCCAGCGCGCGGCGCCGGGTGCGCATGTGCGCAAAACGCTCGCCGGCCAGGTGCATGCGGATTTCACAGCCGCTGCCGTGCTCGATGACGTCGATGTCGTAGAGCTCGCCCGGGCGCTCGATGATGCCTTCGCTGAGGCTGAAGCCGAGGGCGAAATCGTCCAGGTCCTGCGGCGTGGCCAGCATCACCGCCTGCGAGAAACCGTTGTAGACCAGGGCGACCGGGGTCTCCTCGGCGACGGTGTCTTCGGCGTGCACCGTGTCGCCGCCGCTCCAGCGCTCGACGCCGTAGCGGCCATGTGTCTCCGTCACCGGATAGGAACTCGTATGCATAGCAAACTCCGTTTTTGAAACGTCTTCTGCAACTCGATGCGCGCTTTTGATGCGCGGTTTTTTCATGATACAAATTAACAAACGAAAATCAACGTTTATGTATCAAGTTAAAAAAACTGCTTATTTTTCATCGAACTGCATTCTGTATTTTTGCGGTGCTTGGTTTGCGGTTGGCTTTTTCGGTATGCAATCCGGTGCATAGGAAAACGCCTCCCGAGAAGCGTCCGGGAGCGCCGCTCCGGCCCCGATCGATTGTCGTCGGGCACGAACGGATCGGCCGGCAATGACGCTGCCCGCGCTCGGCGCGGCGTCGATGACGGCCGGAATGCGGTACCCTGCGCGCAGTCCTGCGGAGGGCTGCAGGGCGGTGATGAGCCGGAAACATGCACAGAGTCAGACTGAATTACGTCCTCGGCGGCAGCGCTGGCAGCGCGCCGATCCGCAATCCCCTGCTCGATCTGCTGCAGGCGGTGCGCGAGCAGGGTTCGATCTCGGCCGCGGCGCGCACGCTGGGGTTGTCCTACCGCCATGTCTGGGGCGAGCTCAAGCGCTGGGAAAGCGAGCTCGGCCAGCCCCTGATCCTGTGGGAGAAGGGCCAGGCGGCGCGCTTGAGCGAGTTCGGCGCCAAGCTGCTGTGGGCCGAGCGCCAGGCTCAGGCACGGCTGTTGCCGCAGATTGAGGCCCTGCGCGCCGACCTCGAACGCGCCTTCGCGGTGGCCTTCGACGATTCGGCGCACGTGCTGACCTTCTACGCCAGCCACGACGAGGCGCTCGCCGCGCTGCGCGAGCACGCGCGCGGCGAGCGCCTGCACCTGGACATCCGCTTCACCGGCAGCGTCGATGCGATCCGCGCGCTCAACGAAGGGCGGTGCACGATGGCGGGCTTCCACACCCGGCTGGCGCCTTCACCCGACTCGCTGTCGCGGCGCACCTACAAGCCGCTGCTGCGCCCCGGCCAGCACAAGCTGATCGGCTTCGCGCGGCGCACCCAGGGGCTGATCGTGGCGCCGGGCAATCCGCTCGGCCTGCATGCGCTCGCCGATCTGGTCGCGCGCGAGGCGCGCTTCATCAACCGGGTGCGGGGCACCGGCACCCGGGTGCTGGTCGACGAGCTGCTCGCCGAAGCCGGGATCGATCCTGCGGCGCTGCCGGGCTACGGCCGTGAGGAGCCTTCGCATGCCGCGATCGCCCAGGCGGTGGCGAGCGGCGACGCCGATGCCGGCCTCGGCATCGAAGCCAGCGCGCGTGCGCGCGGCCTCGGCTTCGTCCCCCTGGCCGAGGAGAACTACTATCTCGCCTGCCTCAAGAGCAGCCTCGAGCAGCCCGCCACCCGCGCCCTGCTCGCCCTCCTCGCGACCCCCGCCTGGCAGCGCCGCCTCGCCGCCCTGCCCGGCTATGCGCCGATGTCGAGCGGTGCGGTGCTGTCGATGAGCCGGGTGCTGCCGTGGTGGCGGTTCGCGCGGCGGGGGGCGGCCGCCTGACACCGGCCGGCTTGCGGGCCGGGAAAGAACAGAACCGTGCGGACGGCACCGGCCTGCTTCGGCGGGAGGCGCCGTCGGCGCCGAAAGGATGACGATGGACCTGGATTTCACTGCCGAAGAACGGGCGTTCCGCGACGAAGTGCGCAGCTTCCTGCGCGATCACCTACCCGCCGCCGTGCGCCACAAAGTGCTGAACGGCATCTACCTCGAGCGCGAAGACTATCTCGCCTGGCAGCGCGTGCTCCATGCGCGCGGCTGGGGCGGGCCGTCGTGGCCGGTCGCGTTCGGCGGCACCGGCTGGGGTCCGGTGCGCCAGTACCTGTTCGACGAGGCCTGCGCCGAAGCCGGCGCGCCGCGGCTGGTGCCGTTCGGGCTGAAGATGGTGGCTCCGGTGTTGATGGCGTTCGGCAGCGCGGCGCAGCAGCAGCGCTTCCTGCCGCCGATCCTGGCGGGCGAGGCGTGGTGGTGCCAGGGTTATTCCGAACCGGGGGCCGGCTCCGACCTCGCCGCGCTGCGGACACGGGCGGTGCGCGACGGCGAGCATTACGTGGTCGATGGGCAGAAGACCTGGACCACGTTCGCCCACTACGCCGACTGGATGTTCTGCCTGGTGCGCACCGACCCCGCGGCCAAGCCTCAGCGCGGGATCTCCTTCCTGCTCATCGACATGCGCTCGCCCGGCATCCGCGTGCGCCCGATCCGCACCCTCGACGGCGCGCACGAGGTCAACGAAGTGTGGCTGGAAGGCGTCCGCGTGCCGCTGGCCAACCTTGTCGGCGAGGAAAACCGCGGCTGGACCTACGCCAAGTTCCTCCTCGGCCACGAGCGCAGCAACATCGCCGGGATCGGCATCGCCCGCCGCGAGCTGGCGCGGCTGAAGCGTCTCGCCCGCAGCGAGAGCTGCGACGGCCGCCCGCTGCTCGAGGCGCCGCTGTTCGCCGCCCGCGTCGCGCGCGTCGAAATCGAACTGATGGCGCTCGAGATCACCAACCTGCGCGTGCTCTCGGCCGAAGCCGAGCAGCGCGCGCCGGGAGTGGAAGCTTCGATCCTGAAGATCCGCGGCAGCGAGATCCAGCAGGAGATCTTCGCCCTGATGACCGAGGCGCTCGGCCTCCAGGCGCTGCCCTACGACCGCGAGGCGATGGCGGCCGGCTACGCCGGCGACTCCCCGCTGCCGGTCCATGCGCGCACCCCGACTGCGCAGTATCTGAACATGCGCAAGCTGTCGATCTACGGCGGCTCGAACGAGATCCAGCGCAACCTCATCGCCCGCAGCATGCTGGGCCTGTAAGGAGCGAGGCGATGGACTTTTCCTTCACCGACGAACAGCTGCTGCTGCGCGACACCGCGGCGCGCTTCATCGCCCGCGAATACGGCTTCGACACCCGGCGCGCGATCCTGGGCAGCGCTGGCGGCGAGCGTGGCGCGCGGGAGGCCGGCCTCTGGCGCACGCTGGCCGAGCTGGGGCTGCTGGCGCTGCGGGTGCCGGAGGAAGACGGCGGCGTGGGCGGCGGCGCGGTCGACACCTTGCTGGTGATGTCCGCCTTCGGCAAGGGCCTGTTCGCCGAGCCCTATCTCGCCAGCGCGGTGCTGGCCACGGAGGCGATCGTCCGCCTCGGCACCCCCGCCCAGCGCCGCCGCTGGCTGCGGCCGATGGCGGCGGGGACGCTGATCGCCGCCTTCGCCCATGACGAGCGCGGCACCCGCGGCGATGCGCTGGCGCTGGCGACGCGCGCGACCCGGGTCGGTGCCGGCTATCTGCTCGAGGGCCACAAGACGGTGGTCGAGCACGGCGCGCGCGCCGACCTGCTGCTGGTGTCGGCGCGCACCGACGGCGGCGGGGTGGCGCTGTTCGCCCTCGGGCGCGAGACCCCCGGCCTGCGCCTGGCGGCGTATCCGACGGTCGATGGCGGCGGGGCGGCGGACGTGTTCCTCGACCAGGTCTACCTGCCGGCGTCGGCCCGTCTCGGAGATGGTGAGAGTGAGGGCGAGGGGGGCGCTGAGGGCGATGCCGCCGAAGCTCTGCTCGCGGTGCTCGACAGCGGGCTGGCGGCGGTGTGCGGGGAGGCGGTCGGGGTGCTCGAACGCAGCCTCGATGCGACCGTCGAATACATCCGCGCGCGCACCCAGTTCGGCGCGCCGATCGCCACTTTCCAGGTCCTGCAGCACCGCATCGCCGACATGCGGATCCATCTCGAGCAGGCGCGTTCGATGGCTTGCCTCGCCGCCGCGCGCGCGGGCGCAGGGACGGCG
The window above is part of the Thauera aromatica K172 genome. Proteins encoded here:
- a CDS encoding molybdopterin-dependent oxidoreductase, producing MTSETPRTVRNVPTYCYNCVAGPDFMTVKVVDGVATEVEPNFAAADVHPARGRVCVKAHGLVQKTYNPHRILQPMKRTNPKKGRNEDPGFVPISWDEALGIMADKLNAIRAKGLIDESGLPRVAASFGHGGTPAMYMGTLPAFLAAWGPIDFSFGSGQGVKCVHSEHLYGEFWHRAFTVAADTPLTRYVISIGSNVEASGGPCAVTRHAQARVRGYKRVQVEPHLSITGACSAEWVPIRPKTDPAFMFALIHVMVCEHGLARLDLPFLRDRTSSPYLVGPDGLYLRDPDSAKPLVWDCTSARAVPFDTPGAVPALEGRFRVAAAISVDADDARRPLTEVDGVPAFVKLVEHMGKYSPEWAAQVCDIPADTIRRIAGEFLDNAGIGGTIEIDGATLPLRPVAVTLGKSVNNGWGAFECCWARTVLATLVGALEVPGGTLGTTVRLNRPHDDRHLSVVAGEDGFMAQKFNPTDKEHWVAQPTGRNAHRTLVPIVGNSAWSQALGPTQLAWMFQREVPQDWNLPTPTMPEMWFIYRSNPAISFWDTQALVDTIATFPFTVSFAYTIDETNFFADLLLPEATDLESLQMIRVGGTKFVEQFWTARGVVLRQPAVEPQGETRDFTWISTELARRTGLLEAYNKALNRGAGGVSALKGEGYDFSLDPAREHGVDTIWDAVCRAASAELSGGRETLDLAWFKEHGFYTVPMSQKAWYLTPTLAEKGLRYELPYQERLLRIGRELGNRLHENRMHWWDEQLSEYTALPEWHDVPGRWEKALVDSGAKAEDFPLWLLATKSMQYHTGGNVSIALMREVAQNVRGHAGVIMNADTAKQYGIADGDRVEIRSHIGATYGKAVLANGIRPDTLVIIGQFDHWATPFAKDFGMPSLNTIAPMSMELTDATGSGADIVRVAIRRISGRQAQ
- the fdhD gene encoding formate dehydrogenase accessory sulfurtransferase FdhD, encoding MHTSSYPVTETHGRYGVERWSGGDTVHAEDTVAEETPVALVYNGFSQAVMLATPQDLDDFALGFSLSEGIIERPGELYDIDVIEHGSGCEIRMHLAGERFAHMRTRRRALAGRTGCGLCGIESLEQLLQRPCPNRSSAATAVASGALLRAQSGLHALQPLFHLTGAVHGAAWCRLDGSVALVREDVGRHNALDKLIGAVAAQGGGFGDGFVLMTSRASYEIVQKAAAVGIPLIAARSAPTGMAVRVAQAAGVTLVGFARDARHSVYSHPQRIH
- a CDS encoding substrate-binding domain-containing protein; amino-acid sequence: MHRVRLNYVLGGSAGSAPIRNPLLDLLQAVREQGSISAAARTLGLSYRHVWGELKRWESELGQPLILWEKGQAARLSEFGAKLLWAERQAQARLLPQIEALRADLERAFAVAFDDSAHVLTFYASHDEALAALREHARGERLHLDIRFTGSVDAIRALNEGRCTMAGFHTRLAPSPDSLSRRTYKPLLRPGQHKLIGFARRTQGLIVAPGNPLGLHALADLVAREARFINRVRGTGTRVLVDELLAEAGIDPAALPGYGREEPSHAAIAQAVASGDADAGLGIEASARARGLGFVPLAEENYYLACLKSSLEQPATRALLALLATPAWQRRLAALPGYAPMSSGAVLSMSRVLPWWRFARRGAAA
- a CDS encoding acyl-CoA dehydrogenase family protein is translated as MTMDLDFTAEERAFRDEVRSFLRDHLPAAVRHKVLNGIYLEREDYLAWQRVLHARGWGGPSWPVAFGGTGWGPVRQYLFDEACAEAGAPRLVPFGLKMVAPVLMAFGSAAQQQRFLPPILAGEAWWCQGYSEPGAGSDLAALRTRAVRDGEHYVVDGQKTWTTFAHYADWMFCLVRTDPAAKPQRGISFLLIDMRSPGIRVRPIRTLDGAHEVNEVWLEGVRVPLANLVGEENRGWTYAKFLLGHERSNIAGIGIARRELARLKRLARSESCDGRPLLEAPLFAARVARVEIELMALEITNLRVLSAEAEQRAPGVEASILKIRGSEIQQEIFALMTEALGLQALPYDREAMAAGYAGDSPLPVHARTPTAQYLNMRKLSIYGGSNEIQRNLIARSMLGL
- a CDS encoding acyl-CoA dehydrogenase family protein, translating into MDFSFTDEQLLLRDTAARFIAREYGFDTRRAILGSAGGERGAREAGLWRTLAELGLLALRVPEEDGGVGGGAVDTLLVMSAFGKGLFAEPYLASAVLATEAIVRLGTPAQRRRWLRPMAAGTLIAAFAHDERGTRGDALALATRATRVGAGYLLEGHKTVVEHGARADLLLVSARTDGGGVALFALGRETPGLRLAAYPTVDGGGAADVFLDQVYLPASARLGDGESEGEGGAEGDAAEALLAVLDSGLAAVCGEAVGVLERSLDATVEYIRARTQFGAPIATFQVLQHRIADMRIHLEQARSMACLAAARAGAGTAAERARAMSAAKVVVGEACRFVGEQAVQLHGGMGMTEELDIAHGFRRLFAIEKRFGSTQDHLARFARLLAA